A region from the Streptomyces sp. 3214.6 genome encodes:
- a CDS encoding CbtA family protein has protein sequence MNSATVRNLLVRGMLAGLGAGVLALIVAYFLGEPYVDSAIGFEESHAAGHEHEVELVSRSLQSTAGLATGVLLYGVAFGGIAALAYCFALGRVGRFGPRATALLLSGTALLAVYVVPFLKYPANPPSVGDADTIGKRTTLYFLMMVLSVLLAVAAVIVGKRLAPKLGNWNATVVAVLGFVLVIGLAYEFLPVVNEVPEDFPATLLWRFRLSALAMQVTLWAGFGLVFGELAERLLHPKPAGVSAGSAAAAPH, from the coding sequence ATGAACTCCGCAACGGTAAGAAACCTGCTCGTGCGGGGCATGCTCGCCGGCCTCGGCGCCGGCGTGCTCGCCCTGATCGTCGCCTATTTCCTCGGCGAACCGTACGTCGACAGCGCCATCGGCTTCGAGGAGTCCCACGCCGCCGGTCACGAGCACGAGGTCGAACTCGTCTCCCGCAGCCTGCAGTCCACCGCGGGCTTGGCCACGGGTGTGCTCCTCTACGGGGTGGCGTTCGGCGGTATCGCCGCCCTCGCCTACTGCTTCGCACTCGGCCGCGTCGGCCGCTTCGGCCCCCGGGCCACGGCGCTGCTGCTGTCGGGCACCGCTCTGCTCGCCGTGTACGTCGTCCCGTTCCTGAAGTATCCGGCCAACCCGCCGTCCGTCGGCGACGCGGACACCATCGGCAAGCGCACCACCCTGTACTTCCTGATGATGGTGCTCAGTGTGCTTCTCGCGGTCGCCGCCGTGATCGTGGGCAAGCGGCTCGCGCCGAAGCTGGGCAACTGGAACGCCACCGTCGTCGCCGTCCTCGGTTTCGTGCTGGTCATCGGGCTGGCGTACGAGTTCCTGCCCGTCGTCAACGAGGTCCCGGAGGACTTCCCGGCCACGCTGCTGTGGCGGTTCCGGCTCTCCGCCCTCGCGATGCAGGTCACGTTGTGGGCCGGCTTCGGCCTGGTCTTCGGTGAACTGGCCGAGCGACTGCTGCACCCGAAACCGGCCGGCGTGTCCGCGGGCTCGGCGGCGGCCGCCCCGCACTGA
- a CDS encoding polysaccharide deacetylase family protein, which yields MKNTGAWLRAAAISTAAACLTVTLTGCGGADTTHPSAARAHPAATTQAARFGTVDCREAKCIALTFDAGPSENSARLLDILKEKQVPATFFLLGARHIEKYPELVRRMAAEGHEVASHTWDHKILTQITPTEIREELQRPNDAIERLTGRRPTLMRPPQGRTNETVHKISRELGLAEVLWSVTAKDYTTTDPALIQRRVLAQADRDGIILLHDIYDGTVPAVPGIIDALKERGYVFVTVPQLLAPGAAQPGRVYR from the coding sequence ATGAAGAACACGGGGGCCTGGTTGCGTGCCGCCGCCATCTCCACGGCGGCCGCTTGCCTGACGGTCACGCTGACCGGCTGCGGCGGTGCCGACACCACCCACCCGAGCGCCGCCCGCGCCCATCCCGCGGCCACCACCCAGGCCGCCCGCTTCGGCACCGTTGACTGCCGGGAGGCGAAGTGCATCGCGCTCACCTTCGACGCGGGCCCCAGCGAGAACTCAGCCCGGCTGCTGGACATCCTGAAGGAGAAACAGGTTCCGGCGACCTTCTTCCTGCTGGGTGCGCGGCACATAGAGAAGTACCCGGAGCTCGTCAGACGCATGGCCGCCGAGGGACACGAGGTGGCCAGCCACACCTGGGACCACAAGATCCTCACGCAGATCACGCCGACGGAGATACGCGAGGAGCTGCAGCGCCCCAACGACGCGATAGAGCGCCTCACGGGGCGCCGTCCCACCCTGATGCGCCCGCCGCAGGGCCGCACGAACGAGACCGTGCACAAGATCTCCCGCGAGCTGGGCCTCGCCGAGGTGCTGTGGTCGGTGACCGCCAAGGACTACACGACGACCGACCCCGCGCTGATCCAGCGCCGGGTCCTCGCACAGGCCGACCGGGACGGCATCATCCTGCTGCACGACATCTACGACGGGACCGTACCGGCCGTGCCCGGGATCATCGACGCGCTGAAAGAGCGCGGATACGTTTTCGTGACGGTGCCCCAGCTGCTGGCGCCCGGGGCGGCTCAGCCGGGGCGGGTCTACCGCTGA
- a CDS encoding CbtB domain-containing protein, with amino-acid sequence MAQHVAQPTVNNPVVPAKLPLKDIAPWAVFFGVLMLVLLYFVGAEQGATSVVSGENVHEWVHDARHLLGFPCH; translated from the coding sequence ATGGCTCAGCATGTCGCCCAGCCGACCGTCAACAACCCCGTCGTGCCCGCAAAGCTGCCGCTGAAGGACATCGCCCCGTGGGCCGTCTTCTTCGGCGTCCTGATGCTGGTCCTGCTGTACTTCGTCGGCGCCGAGCAGGGCGCCACCTCCGTCGTCTCCGGCGAGAACGTCCACGAGTGGGTGCACGACGCCCGCCACCTCCTCGGCTTCCCCTGCCACTGA
- a CDS encoding XdhC family protein, translating into MLDIAEELNRWVEQGRDFAVATVVAVGGSAPRRPGAALAVDADGTAIGSVSGGCVEGAVYELCRQALQDGKPVLERFGYSDDDAFAVGLTCGGIIDILVTPVRAGDPGRPVITAALQAAASGRAAALARIVTGPADLVGRALLVRTDESDDNISYDNVSYDSGDCTGGFGAHPELDRTVAAEAAAFLDAGRTGTLEIDERGSRCGAPLTVLVESSVPAPRMIVFGAIDFASALVRVGKFLNYHVTVCDARPVFATEARFPEADEIVVEWPHRYLERTEVDARTVLCVLTHDAKFDVPLLRLALRLPVAYVGAMGSRRTHLDRNDRLREVGVTELELARLRSPIGLDLGARTPEETALSIAAEIVANRRGGSGVSLTGARTPIHHDVTSEPARRIGSVA; encoded by the coding sequence ATGCTGGACATCGCCGAGGAACTGAACCGGTGGGTCGAGCAGGGCCGTGACTTCGCCGTCGCCACCGTGGTGGCCGTCGGCGGCAGCGCGCCCCGCCGGCCGGGCGCCGCCCTCGCGGTGGACGCCGACGGCACGGCGATCGGCTCGGTGTCCGGCGGCTGCGTGGAGGGCGCGGTCTACGAGCTGTGCCGGCAGGCCCTTCAGGACGGGAAGCCGGTCCTCGAACGCTTCGGCTACAGCGACGACGACGCCTTCGCCGTCGGGCTCACCTGCGGCGGGATCATCGACATCCTCGTCACGCCGGTGCGGGCCGGCGACCCCGGCCGCCCGGTGATCACGGCCGCCCTCCAGGCGGCCGCCTCCGGCCGGGCGGCCGCGCTGGCACGGATCGTGACCGGCCCGGCGGACCTGGTCGGCCGCGCACTGCTCGTCCGCACCGACGAAAGCGACGACAACATCTCCTACGACAACGTCTCCTACGACAGCGGTGACTGCACCGGTGGCTTCGGGGCCCATCCCGAGCTGGACCGCACGGTCGCGGCCGAGGCCGCCGCCTTCCTCGACGCCGGTCGCACCGGCACCCTGGAGATCGACGAGCGGGGCTCCCGCTGCGGGGCCCCGCTCACCGTCCTCGTCGAGTCGTCCGTGCCCGCGCCCCGGATGATCGTGTTCGGCGCGATCGACTTCGCGTCGGCGCTGGTACGGGTCGGCAAGTTCCTGAACTACCACGTGACGGTGTGCGACGCGCGACCCGTCTTCGCGACGGAAGCCCGCTTCCCGGAGGCCGACGAGATCGTCGTCGAGTGGCCGCACCGGTACCTGGAGCGCACCGAGGTGGATGCGCGGACCGTCCTGTGCGTCCTCACGCACGACGCCAAGTTCGACGTCCCCCTGCTCCGGTTGGCGCTGCGCCTCCCGGTCGCCTATGTCGGCGCGATGGGCTCCCGCCGCACCCACCTCGACCGCAACGACCGGCTGCGCGAAGTGGGCGTCACCGAGCTGGAGTTGGCACGCCTGCGCTCACCCATCGGCCTCGACCTGGGAGCCCGTACGCCTGAGGAGACGGCGCTGTCGATCGCCGCGGAGATCGTCGCCAACCGCCGGGGCGGCAGCGGGGTCTCCCTCACCGGGGCGCGCACGCCGATCCATCACGACGTGACGTCGGAGCCCGCACGGCGGATCGGCTCGGTGGCCTGA
- a CDS encoding Fur family transcriptional regulator, whose amino-acid sequence MTAPRTPTTAEELRGVGLRVTAARVALLETVRSGDHLDVEAIATGVRDRVGHISLQAVYEALHALTTAGLVRRIEPPGSPARFEGRVGDNHHHLVCRSCGVVVDVDCAVGHAPCLTAADDRGFSIDEAEVIYWGLCPACSTAGST is encoded by the coding sequence ATGACAGCACCCCGTACACCGACCACCGCGGAGGAGCTGCGCGGTGTCGGCCTGCGGGTGACGGCCGCCCGTGTCGCTCTGCTCGAAACCGTCCGCAGCGGCGACCACCTCGACGTCGAGGCGATCGCCACGGGCGTGCGCGACCGCGTGGGCCACATCTCCCTGCAGGCCGTGTACGAAGCGCTGCACGCGTTGACCACGGCAGGACTGGTGCGCCGAATCGAGCCGCCGGGCAGCCCGGCCCGGTTCGAGGGGCGCGTCGGGGACAACCACCACCACCTCGTGTGCCGCTCGTGCGGCGTCGTCGTCGACGTCGACTGCGCGGTCGGCCACGCCCCCTGTCTGACCGCCGCCGACGACCGCGGTTTCTCGATAGACGAGGCCGAGGTCATCTACTGGGGCCTGTGCCCCGCCTGTTCCACCGCCGGCAGTACCTGA
- a CDS encoding cysteine desulfurase-like protein, with amino-acid sequence MAIDVAALRAHFPSLTHGLAFFDGPGGTQTPAAVAEAITRTLTGPLSNRGLVSPSERNAEQAVADFRAAYADLLGVPASSVVHGRSATQLTYDFSRHLAKDWRVGDEIVVSRLDHDANVRPWIQAAELAGATVRWIEIDAETTELDLDSYERALSPRTRLVAVTAASNVLGTKPPVRRIADRAHEVGALLYVDGVHFAAHHLVDVPALGADLFVCSPYKFLGPHCGVLAGSPGLLEALEPDKLLPSTNAVPERFEFGTLPYEILAGATAAVDFLAAMDATRTAGASRRERLTRSLASLHAHENALRARVEDGLRALGDAVTVHSKAPDRTPTVLMTLEGRDAREAQAHLAARGVLAPAGSFYAYEPFTALKLQDPALRVGLAPYTDDEDVDRLLDGLASFL; translated from the coding sequence ATGGCCATCGACGTCGCCGCACTCCGCGCCCACTTCCCCTCCCTCACCCACGGCCTCGCCTTCTTCGACGGACCGGGCGGGACCCAGACCCCCGCCGCCGTCGCCGAGGCCATCACCAGGACGCTGACCGGCCCCCTGTCCAACCGGGGTCTCGTCAGCCCGTCCGAACGCAACGCCGAACAGGCCGTCGCCGACTTCCGCGCCGCCTACGCCGACCTGCTCGGCGTCCCCGCGAGCAGCGTCGTGCACGGGCGCAGCGCCACCCAGCTCACCTACGACTTCTCCCGGCACCTGGCCAAGGACTGGCGGGTCGGCGACGAGATCGTCGTCAGCCGTCTGGATCACGACGCCAACGTGCGCCCCTGGATACAGGCGGCCGAGCTCGCCGGGGCCACGGTCCGCTGGATCGAGATCGACGCCGAAACCACGGAACTCGACCTCGACTCCTACGAGCGAGCGCTGTCGCCGCGGACGCGGCTGGTCGCGGTGACGGCGGCGTCGAACGTGCTGGGCACCAAGCCGCCCGTGCGCCGGATCGCCGACCGGGCCCACGAGGTGGGCGCCCTGCTGTACGTGGACGGGGTGCACTTCGCCGCGCACCATCTGGTGGACGTGCCCGCGCTGGGGGCGGACCTGTTCGTCTGCTCGCCGTACAAGTTCCTTGGACCGCACTGCGGTGTGCTCGCCGGATCCCCCGGCCTCCTCGAAGCACTGGAGCCGGACAAGCTGTTGCCGTCCACGAACGCGGTGCCGGAGCGCTTCGAGTTCGGGACGCTGCCCTACGAGATCCTGGCGGGCGCCACCGCCGCCGTGGACTTCCTGGCCGCCATGGACGCGACGCGGACCGCGGGGGCGTCGCGCCGGGAGCGGCTCACGCGGTCGCTGGCGTCGTTGCACGCGCACGAGAACGCGCTGCGCGCCCGGGTGGAGGACGGTCTGCGGGCGCTGGGCGACGCCGTCACCGTCCACTCGAAGGCGCCGGACCGCACCCCGACCGTCCTGATGACCCTGGAGGGCCGGGACGCGCGCGAGGCACAGGCACACCTGGCCGCCCGCGGGGTCCTCGCCCCGGCCGGATCCTTCTACGCCTACGAGCCGTTCACCGCGCTGAAGCTCCAGGACCCCGCGCTGCGGGTGGGACTCGCGCCCTACACCGACGACGAGGACGTCGACCGACTCCTCGACGGCCTCGCCTCGTTCCTCTGA
- a CDS encoding DUF6585 family protein — protein MPATVPLAPLPPAVAELAAQHELGALTATFRPQRFGVIVKSSFYLTLAVLFFLFVVPAVVFYYVSLRRYPDFNRRQGAKRLHLFEHGMIADQETGAGTVAVRWDRVRLYEEQVQKIINGIPGPILHTCVATTPGASVTVTNFYQDAGTWAPAMQRAVLRAQGTTVQEAFLAGEVLDFGEFDLSTAGIAHRKQLLPWTQVEQVKLGGGAVAVMKTGESAFWARAMAKSVPNLQVFLAMVDKYRSS, from the coding sequence ATGCCCGCGACAGTCCCCCTGGCACCCCTGCCCCCTGCCGTTGCTGAACTGGCAGCACAGCACGAACTGGGTGCGCTGACCGCCACCTTCAGGCCCCAGCGGTTCGGGGTGATCGTGAAGTCGTCGTTCTACCTGACGCTCGCGGTACTTTTCTTCCTCTTTGTGGTGCCGGCCGTGGTCTTCTACTACGTATCGCTACGCCGCTATCCGGACTTCAACCGCCGACAGGGGGCAAAGCGGCTGCACCTGTTCGAGCACGGCATGATCGCCGACCAGGAGACCGGTGCGGGCACGGTGGCCGTGCGGTGGGACCGGGTCCGGCTCTACGAGGAGCAGGTGCAAAAGATCATCAACGGCATACCGGGACCGATCCTGCACACCTGCGTGGCGACGACCCCGGGGGCGAGCGTGACAGTCACCAACTTCTACCAGGACGCCGGCACCTGGGCCCCGGCCATGCAAAGAGCGGTACTGCGGGCCCAAGGCACCACGGTGCAGGAGGCGTTCCTGGCCGGCGAAGTCCTGGACTTTGGCGAGTTCGACCTCTCCACCGCCGGCATCGCGCACCGGAAGCAGCTGCTGCCCTGGACCCAGGTGGAGCAGGTCAAGCTCGGCGGCGGCGCTGTCGCCGTGATGAAGACCGGCGAATCGGCCTTCTGGGCCCGCGCCATGGCCAAGAGCGTCCCGAATCTGCAGGTGTTCCTGGCCATGGTGGACAAGTACCGCAGCTCGTGA
- a CDS encoding histidine phosphatase family protein yields MTSRVTFVSPATNASLRQARFDDGGPIDATGQARARGAAGTLPAAARVVTSPSVRCRETAAALGLDAGRSAEPAELAGLDMGRWRGLTLAEVGAGEPAAVARWLADPASAPHGGESVEELCGRVRRWLEAAQDAGGRTLAVVEPEVVRAVVVQVLGAPPAAFWRVDVPPLTATTISGRSGRWNLRIGHPLDPSEPHTDGS; encoded by the coding sequence GTGACCAGTCGTGTCACCTTCGTCTCGCCCGCGACGAACGCGTCGCTGCGTCAGGCCCGCTTCGACGACGGGGGTCCGATCGACGCCACCGGGCAGGCCCGGGCCCGGGGCGCGGCCGGAACCCTGCCCGCCGCCGCGCGGGTCGTCACTTCTCCGAGCGTGCGCTGCCGGGAGACGGCGGCCGCGCTCGGTCTCGACGCGGGGCGGTCGGCGGAGCCGGCCGAGCTCGCGGGGCTGGACATGGGGCGCTGGCGGGGTCTGACGCTCGCCGAGGTCGGCGCCGGTGAGCCGGCGGCGGTGGCCCGCTGGCTCGCCGATCCCGCGTCCGCACCCCATGGCGGGGAGTCCGTCGAGGAGTTGTGCGGGCGGGTGCGGCGCTGGCTGGAGGCGGCCCAGGACGCGGGCGGCCGTACGCTCGCCGTCGTCGAACCGGAGGTCGTACGAGCCGTGGTGGTCCAGGTGCTGGGGGCGCCCCCTGCGGCCTTCTGGCGGGTCGACGTGCCGCCGCTGACGGCCACCACGATCAGTGGACGAAGCGGCCGCTGGAACCTGCGGATCGGCCATCCGCTGGACCCGTCCGAGCCGCACACCGACGGCTCATGA
- a CDS encoding VOC family protein, giving the protein MITTDLTPGSPCWIDLGAPDVRAAADFYGAVLGWEYEPMGGEGEEMQGGMFRKDGKTVAGLGKLTEEGARSAWMIYFTVTDADATSQAVERGGGTVRVPTRDLEDWGRMAQFNDPLGGQFAVWQPGKDSGFELADKPGSLSWTELYTSDAGAAKEFYAGVFGWQFGDMELPGGGGTYTLITPAGQPEERMQGGLMEVAKEDLALAHGRPYWHPVFAVADCDAAVAEVNGNGGSVQMGPADAEGVGRLAVCLDPSKADFVLLTPAEATR; this is encoded by the coding sequence GTGATCACCACCGACCTCACCCCCGGCTCCCCCTGCTGGATCGACCTCGGCGCCCCCGACGTCCGGGCCGCCGCGGACTTCTACGGCGCGGTGCTGGGCTGGGAGTACGAGCCCATGGGGGGCGAGGGGGAGGAGATGCAGGGCGGGATGTTCCGCAAGGACGGCAAGACCGTCGCCGGGCTCGGCAAACTGACCGAGGAGGGCGCGCGCTCGGCCTGGATGATCTACTTCACCGTCACCGACGCGGACGCCACGAGCCAGGCCGTGGAGCGCGGCGGCGGCACGGTGCGGGTGCCGACGCGTGACCTCGAGGACTGGGGCCGGATGGCGCAGTTCAACGACCCGCTGGGCGGCCAGTTCGCCGTCTGGCAGCCGGGGAAGGACTCGGGCTTCGAACTGGCGGACAAGCCGGGCTCGTTGTCCTGGACGGAGCTGTACACGAGCGACGCAGGGGCCGCCAAGGAGTTCTACGCCGGTGTCTTCGGCTGGCAGTTCGGCGACATGGAACTGCCGGGCGGCGGGGGCACGTACACCCTCATCACGCCCGCCGGTCAGCCCGAGGAGCGCATGCAGGGCGGCCTCATGGAGGTCGCGAAAGAGGACCTCGCCCTCGCGCACGGGCGGCCGTACTGGCACCCGGTCTTCGCCGTCGCCGACTGCGACGCGGCGGTCGCCGAGGTCAACGGGAACGGCGGCAGCGTGCAGATGGGGCCGGCGGACGCGGAGGGCGTGGGCCGACTGGCCGTCTGCCTCGACCCGTCGAAGGCGGACTTCGTGCTCCTCACGCCGGCCGAGGCGACGCGATAG
- a CDS encoding Immediate-early protein 2: MVTFRLERTVPLSLDDAWRRLTEWSRHGDVVPLTRVSVLTASPTREGTVFVARTGFGPVAFADRMEVTVWQPPTHDEPGRCRLEKQGRVVLGWAEIEVRPGPGGRARVFWREELRVRFLPAFVDPLLGATARTVFGRAVNQLLRRP, translated from the coding sequence GTGGTCACTTTCCGGCTGGAACGCACGGTACCGCTCTCCCTGGACGACGCCTGGCGTCGACTGACCGAGTGGTCCCGGCACGGCGACGTGGTACCGCTCACCCGCGTGTCCGTGCTCACTGCCTCGCCGACCCGCGAGGGCACGGTCTTCGTGGCGCGAACGGGTTTCGGCCCGGTCGCCTTCGCCGACCGGATGGAGGTGACCGTCTGGCAGCCGCCGACCCACGACGAGCCGGGCCGGTGCCGGCTGGAGAAGCAGGGCCGGGTCGTCCTGGGCTGGGCCGAGATCGAGGTACGGCCGGGGCCGGGCGGGCGGGCCCGCGTGTTCTGGCGCGAAGAGTTGCGGGTGCGGTTTCTGCCGGCTTTCGTCGATCCGCTGCTCGGGGCCACCGCCCGCACGGTGTTCGGCCGGGCGGTCAACCAGCTGCTCCGCAGACCATGA
- the katG gene encoding catalase/peroxidase HPI, whose amino-acid sequence MTENHDAIVTEPKAAEAGGCPVAHGRAAHPTQGGGNRQWWPERLNLKILAKDPVVANPLGAEFDYAAAFEALDLAAVKQDIAEVLTNSQDWWPADFGNYGPLMIRMAWHSAGTYRISDGRGGGGRGQQRFAPLNSWPDNGNLDKARRLLWPVKKKYGQSISWADLMILTGNVALETMGFETFGFGGGRADVWEADEDVYWGPETTWLDDQRYTGDRELENPLGAVQMGLIYVNPEGPNGNPDPLAAARDIRETFRRMAMNDEETVALIAGGHTFGKTHGAGPADNVGDDPEAASLEQQGLGWKSTYGTGKGGDAITSGLEVTWTTKPTQWSNDFFDILFGYEWELTESPAGAKQWVAKDAEAIVPDAHDPSKKRLPTMLTTDLSLRFDPIYGEISRRFHENPAEFADAFARAWYKLTHRDLGPKSLYLGPEVPAETLLWQDPLPEATGEVIGAEDIAALKAKLLDSGLTVAQLVSTAWASASSFRGSDKRGGANGARIRLEPQRGWEVNNPDDLAQVLRVLEGVQAEFNSGGKQVSLADLIVLGGAAAVEKAAKDAGHDVEVPFTPGRVDASQEQTDVESFAALEPTADGFRNYLGKGNRLPAEFLLLDKANLLNLSAPELTVLVGGLRVLGANHAQSSHGVFTDAPGTLTNDFFVNLLDLGTTWSSTSSDQSTFEGRDASGEVKWTGTRADLVFGSNSELRAVAEVYASDDAKEKFVNDFVAAWVKVSNLDRFDLI is encoded by the coding sequence ATGACCGAGAACCATGATGCGATCGTGACCGAGCCCAAGGCGGCGGAGGCAGGTGGCTGCCCGGTCGCGCACGGTCGCGCGGCGCACCCGACCCAGGGCGGCGGAAACCGCCAGTGGTGGCCGGAGCGGCTCAACCTGAAGATCCTCGCCAAGGACCCCGTCGTGGCGAACCCGCTCGGCGCGGAGTTCGACTACGCCGCGGCGTTCGAGGCTCTCGACCTGGCGGCCGTCAAGCAGGACATCGCCGAGGTGCTGACCAACTCGCAGGACTGGTGGCCCGCCGACTTCGGCAACTACGGCCCGCTGATGATCCGCATGGCCTGGCACAGCGCCGGCACCTACCGCATCAGCGACGGCCGGGGCGGCGGCGGCCGCGGACAGCAGCGCTTCGCGCCGCTGAACAGCTGGCCGGACAACGGCAACCTCGACAAGGCCCGCCGTCTGCTGTGGCCGGTCAAGAAGAAGTACGGCCAGTCCATCTCCTGGGCCGACCTCATGATCCTCACGGGCAACGTCGCGCTGGAGACGATGGGCTTCGAGACCTTCGGCTTCGGCGGCGGCCGCGCGGACGTCTGGGAGGCCGACGAGGACGTGTACTGGGGTCCCGAGACCACCTGGCTCGACGACCAGCGCTACACCGGCGACCGCGAGCTGGAGAACCCGCTCGGCGCCGTCCAGATGGGCCTCATCTACGTCAACCCCGAGGGCCCCAACGGCAACCCGGACCCGCTGGCCGCGGCCCGCGACATCCGTGAGACGTTCCGCCGGATGGCGATGAACGACGAGGAGACCGTCGCGCTGATCGCCGGTGGCCACACCTTCGGCAAGACCCACGGCGCGGGCCCGGCGGACAACGTCGGCGACGACCCCGAGGCCGCCTCCCTGGAGCAGCAGGGCCTCGGCTGGAAGTCCACCTACGGCACCGGCAAGGGCGGCGACGCCATCACCAGTGGTCTGGAGGTCACCTGGACCACCAAGCCCACCCAGTGGAGCAACGACTTCTTCGACATCCTCTTCGGCTACGAGTGGGAGCTGACCGAGTCCCCGGCCGGCGCCAAGCAGTGGGTGGCCAAGGACGCCGAGGCGATCGTCCCCGACGCCCACGACCCGTCGAAGAAGCGTCTGCCCACGATGCTCACCACCGACCTCTCGCTGCGCTTCGACCCGATCTACGGTGAGATCTCGCGCCGCTTCCACGAGAACCCGGCCGAGTTCGCGGACGCCTTCGCCCGCGCCTGGTACAAGCTGACCCACCGTGACCTGGGCCCGAAGTCCCTGTACCTCGGCCCGGAGGTCCCGGCGGAGACCCTGCTGTGGCAGGACCCGCTGCCGGAGGCCACGGGCGAGGTCATCGGCGCCGAGGACATCGCGGCCCTCAAGGCCAAGCTCCTCGACTCGGGTCTGACCGTCGCGCAGCTGGTGTCCACGGCGTGGGCGTCGGCATCCTCCTTCCGCGGCAGCGACAAGCGCGGCGGCGCCAACGGCGCCCGCATCCGCCTGGAGCCGCAGCGCGGCTGGGAGGTCAACAACCCCGACGATCTGGCGCAGGTGCTGCGCGTCCTGGAGGGCGTCCAGGCCGAGTTCAACTCCGGTGGCAAGCAGGTCTCCCTGGCCGACCTGATCGTCCTCGGTGGCGCCGCCGCCGTGGAGAAGGCCGCCAAGGACGCCGGTCACGACGTGGAGGTCCCCTTCACCCCGGGCCGCGTCGACGCCTCGCAGGAGCAGACGGACGTCGAGTCGTTCGCCGCGCTCGAGCCGACCGCCGACGGGTTCCGCAACTACCTCGGCAAGGGCAACCGTCTGCCGGCCGAGTTCCTGCTGCTCGACAAGGCCAACCTGCTGAACCTGAGCGCGCCGGAGCTGACGGTCCTCGTCGGCGGCCTGCGCGTCCTGGGCGCGAACCACGCCCAGTCCTCGCACGGCGTCTTCACCGACGCCCCGGGCACGCTGACGAACGACTTCTTCGTCAACCTGCTCGACCTGGGGACGACCTGGTCGTCGACGTCCTCGGACCAGAGCACCTTCGAGGGCCGCGACGCCTCCGGCGAGGTCAAGTGGACCGGCACCCGCGCCGACCTGGTCTTCGGCTCGAACTCCGAGCTGCGCGCAGTCGCCGAGGTCTACGCGAGCGACGACGCGAAGGAGAAGTTCGTGAACGACTTCGTCGCCGCGTGGGTCAAGGTCTCCAACCTCGACCGGTTCGACCTGATCTGA